agccaaaaatatttgttgacaaaaaaatgtttttaaaccctactataaatgaaaataatatttatataattgaaaaataactctaaaaatcaaatatttatagaagaaaatatataattctaaCTTATCAATTTAATTGAGtaacataataatattaaaaaatttgtagaatATTTAGTTGCCTCATTTTAAGTTCATGtgtgaaatttaaaatgatatattattattttattattaaaaatttaatttatttctaaaaaaaaaaaaaaaaaaaaaaaaaaaaaaaaaaaaaaaaaaaaaaaaNttattatttaatcaattttgataaaaatgacCGATTAAAGTTAagatttatgaaaaaaaaaatgtgaaaactaaatgaaaaatgtaaatacCAAATTTGTATTGTTCAAAGTAAAATACGTATGGACTTTGTCGGtaggagtttttttttttttttttttttttttttttttttttttttttNTttttagaaatacaaaatatttaaaaaaaatggataaggaaggggaagaaaatgaatggtGTAAAGTGACATAtctatgtttaaaaaataataataataaataaatattttcttaaaagaaatgaaataatattataaataaatgacaCAAAATAAACAcagttttcttttgaaattggatTGAAGAGCTTTAATTGTGAAGTTTTGGGCAGTGGGTTCTGTCAACATGGACGGATGATGAATGCAAGATGATATTGGAGAACTGCTGCAAGTCTCTCCCGGCGGGAGGGAAACTGATCGCCTGCGAGCCGACGGTGCCTGAGAAGACGGACGACAGCCACCGGACACGTGCCCTGTTAGCCAACGACGTATTCATCATGACCATTTACAGTGCCAAAAGCAAGCAGAGGACCGAGGATCAGTTCCGGCAGCTGGGCCTCTCCGTCGGCTTCTCCGCCATGCGCTCATTCCACGTGGATTACTTCTATTGTGTGTTGGAATTCGAGAAGTGAAGGTTCGGATGTTATTGGATTGTTTTGAATGAGATTGCAGAGATTTTAGATTCGGCTATTTACAATTGCCATTGGAATCTgaacaaatattttgattagTACTGAAACAATGGGTGTAGTGGAAgattggttgggttgggtggAGCAACCTAACCCCCCTCACACACTCTGTGATTTTCTGTCGTCTTCCTCATTGTGGGTTCCAGCCATGGCCCTCCCCTTCCCACCAGTATTCACCCATCCCCATTCTAATGATATCGTACCCACATTTCCATTTTCTGATCTTttgcatttattatttttatttgtgatttttttgccatatatatatatattttaatagaagATCCTACCTTTATAAGTGAGTAATgttatctccattggtaccttttgggaagcccaaaatcattggttaatttagtagGAGATCcatggatttataaattagaaatactATAGACTGTTTTGGGGAGatgtttataagtgaggaatactaccgaccttttggggaaatcCAAAgcagaacttatgctcaaaatggacaatatcatatgaGTTTATTAGCGAGGAATActtgctcaaaatggacaatatcatatgaGTTTATTAGTGAGGAATActtgctcaaaatggacaatatcatatgaGTTTAttagtgaggaatactatagattgggaagcccaaagcaaagtcatgagaacttatactcaaagtggacaaaatagtcgtgatttctaacatgggtTACTTTTGTCACATCCATACTAAGATAAGCTAACTCaatctaacattttttttttcttttacttgttaTTTTTTACCGTCTTGTTTATATCGAGACGAGCTAAATCATGTATTTTACTTGTTAATTTTTACCGTATTGTTTATATCGAGACAGCTAAATCaatagacatgattttttgtttttatttaaatttttgagtttaagtataaaaaatcattaaaaaaaaattgatttccaTTTGATCCATAGGCTTCAAAATATTACACATTTACTTGTTAATTGAGTTTGGTTTCAATTTGGTcggtaaattttaaaatattacctTCTTATTTATGAgttttgagtttaattttaaagaaataaattccaaGAGTAAAAAGTTGactttttttcaataaaataaatacaaaaaaaaaaaaaaagaggggaaaaaagaaaatggttatTTGTTGCGTTTTATTCTGAATATATTCACGTGATTTCCATAAATTTATTACGACTTacgattatttatttatttatttatttaaaatggagAGTCGGTTTCAATTCGGTGCACCCGAATAAACGCCAATGGCCTATTCACCCACTCTCGTAGGACCCAACTTTTCAAATATCATCCAGCCAATGGAACAGCGCCACGTGTAAGAATTATTCAGCGTGTCTTACAAGCACCACGTGTCAAGTAGTATGAGCGAGTTCTGAAGTTGTGTATTCGCACCCGTTTAGGAGaggaaatattatattaagagagaaggaaaaaaaaaaaaaaaaaaaaaaaacggattTCGGCTGTTTTCGagatatttggtaaatggTAATGGCTTCTTCACTGTATCGTCTTCTTCACCAACTATAAATTCCATATCtaattctctctcttgctTTTGGGATTCGCACATGAAAACGCTTTAGCGATTGTGGAAAATAATGTAACACCCTCGCAACAATGACCAGCTAGCGAACGCTCGCtttgtctctttctctctctaatctcTATCGGCTATCTCTCTTCTTGTCTGTTGTCTTGTAGTCATAGTTTTTATCatactttttttcattttctttctcttcttggTAATGACGATGACGGTGAAAATGGGGAAGGGATTGGAGGAGTTTCTGCGCCTGATTTGATTGAGCAATTGagtggaagagagagagagagagagagaggggaaaaATGTTCAGGTTGCACAGGAATCGACAGGCGAAATCAGGGGAGAAAATTGATTTCAAGTTCTCCAACTTCAAGGCACTCCAGGTACACGTTTTAATGCTCCTTGTTTTGTTCTGATTGCATTTAGTGAAGCGTATTGAGTTTGTTTTGAATTCCCCTAATTTTTTTGGGATTTGGGGATTTGATCGAGTGTGATTTGGGATCCTTGTTCTGGTAATGGTTAATGGTGTTAGATGGAAACTGTTGTGATTGATTAGAGGAATAAAATGAGAATTCCGTAGAAGGATTTCTGGGTTAATGATAACGATGTAGTCACTGAATCGATACTGTTTGTGATCTGGATGAACAGTAAATGGAAGTTACTTATGTGGTCAACGTTATTAATTCTTCTTTATTGCTGTCTTGGAACGTAGCTCGGGAATTGGATTGTCATTTTGGTGATAACTGATATAAGTTGACTCGGTCAGGGAGATATCACTCACTGCTGACTGCTCTTTAATTTATCCTTTTTGCGGCTTGTATGATCATCACAGGTACCTAAAGGTTGGGACAAGCTATTTATATCTGTCGTCTCAGAGCAAACTGGGAAGACAATTGTCAGGTCAAGCAAAGCATCTGTTCGTAATGGAGGTTGCCAATGGACTGAATCTCTATCAGAGTCCATTTGGGTTTCACAAGATGAAATTTCAAAGGAGTTTGAAGATTGTAATTTCAAGCTTGTTGTGGCCATGGTATTGTCTGACCTATGTTGTTTTCGTAACAATCGTTTGTTTCAACTTTAGCTGCTATTCTGTAATTTCAAGCATTTAAATTGAATCTACAATCACAGGGATCAGCAAGATCTAATATTCTTGGTGAGGCTATGGTCAACATGACAAATTACATAGATTCTAAATCTTCTTCTGCTGTCTCACTTCCATTGAAAAAGTGCAATCATGGGACTAATTTACAAGTAAGCTCCATAATTTGAACATTCATACAGGATGTAAACATTCGTGAAATCAATACTGGGAATCAAATTTTACGATTCATTCTCAGTATAGAACTAATAATATCTGAAGCTATTGGTCATAATCCACAATTTTCCGTCTTGTTTGCAGGTAAAAATCCAGTGCCTAACTCCAATTACAAAAGTGAGGAGGTCTGTATGATGGGATGGCTTTGTTCATTGTTGTTAATACTGAATTATATGTGTAGCCTTTAAGATTCGTGAACAATTTTCAGGAGTGGAGAATTGAAACAGACAAATTCTTCAAAAGAAGACTCGAAGAAAGAAGGTCATGACTCAGATAGCTGCTCAGATATTACGGATAGCCAATTGTCGAGGAGTATTGGATCTTCCTCTGGTGCAGATTTATACTCTAGCTTACAGTCCGGAGAAGGTAGCAGCAAGGTAAGATCGTATTTGCCATCACAATTTTTCTATCATCATGTTTGGTGCCCCTACTATGTTGAGCTCTGTTGCTTGTTTAATTGAGtttctaataatatttggCTTTGATCATGGTTTTAGGTTGCCGTTTTCATTCTTGAGATGTTGATTTTAGATTACCATGTTCCTCATCTAGACCACACAAACTTCACCTcgctaattttattttattagttagattatgtaacagcccaaacccactacaagtagatattgtcctctggGCTTTCACTTCCAGACtttctttcaagatttttaaaatgcgtctactagaagatgtttccacatccttataagaaatgattcgttctaCTAGATTATAACtaacatatttatatatttttgtatctGTTTGGAGGAAGCAAGTTTCTCTGCTTCCTATTCACAGCTGAGCAATGATTCATCTGAGGTTTATGAATCCGTAGAAAATGACGCTGCAAAAAACAATTATAGTGATATGCGAAGACAAGACTCTGCGAGCTCACAGAATAGTTTATCACCTAATTCTGTAATTACTGGTTCAGGTAAtcattctcaatttttttctcaagattTTGCAATATCATCTTCAATAATGTCTCATCTTTCATGTTAAAACTTTTTGGAAGCAGCGGAAGCAACGACTGTTCTGGAACTTCGTGCTGAAGCCAAGTTGTGGGAGAAAAATGCCCACAAACTGATGGCTGATCTTGATCAGTTGAAGAAAGAGTTTTCAGATCAATCCCAACACCAGGAAAGTTTAAATTCTGCACTTTCAGCAGCAAATGCAGAATGTGATGGTTTGAGAAAAGAACTTGAGCAACTGAAACTGGTGACTGAGAACTCAACACAGAGACAAACAATCATTGAGGATTTGTCATATCAAAATAATGAACCACTCATCCTAAACGAATTGAAAGATGAACTGAAGTTCCTGAAAGAAACCAATGCTGATTTAGCTGAGCAGCTAAAGAGAAGCCAAGAATCAAATATTGAGCTTGTATCCGTCCTTCAGGAGCTAGAAGAAACTACCGAAAAGCAGAGATTGGAGATAGAGGAACTTTTGGCACAACACAGAAAAGATGATGATATCGAAAATATTATTCAAGAAAACAAGGAATTGATGATTCAGTTAGAGCATGTGAAAGAATCAGAGAAGAATCTTCAATTGAAGGTAGAGCTACTAGAGAGAAACTTGgaggaaacaaaatttgatttagaGAAATGCAAGGTCCCAAACCAACGGTTCCCTCAGGATATAGACAAGGAATCCGATGGTAAGCTACATTCTGAGGAGGAAATACGGTCCTTACAATCTGTAAACACAAATCTAGTGAAGGAAATTGAAATGTTGAAGGAAAAAGTGCAGGAGCTAGAAAAGGACTGTAATGAGTTGACGGATGAGAACATAGATCTCTTGTACAAGCTTAAGCAAGCAAATAACGATGCTAAGGGAGGAGGTTTGCCTTTTAACTCCTCAGGTGGTAAGCCTTTATCTAATTCCTTTGTTAATTTTGGATTCGATACAATGAAACACAAACATTCTACACAAAATCTAGAGGAAAGTCCTGAAGGGATTCAGAATAACGATAGTACTTTCAATAAAAAGCTAGAGAGTGCGAAATTTGAACTGGAAGTCAAAGTTGAAGAGCTCAGTAGGGAATTGACTGAGAAACGGCTGGAGATTGAAAAACTTGAGTCCAGTATTTTGTCCAAAGAAGACGAGATTAAGATCCTCGGAGATTTGCATACTGAATTGCAAGCTAAGTATGCAAatcttcaaaaagaaaaacatgagaTCGAGGAACAGATGGAAGTCATACTTGGAGAAAGCGATATCAGCTCTAAATGCATAAATGATTTGCGAAATGAAGTAAAGGAGCTTAGAAACAATGTGGATTTGCATGACTCTGTAAAAAGTAAATGTTCAGAGCTTGAATGTGAAAACCGAGAATTTGAACTTCATGTATCTCAGATGGAACAAGAACGCATACAGTTGTCAGAACGCATATCTGTTTTGGAATCTCAACTAAAATATATGACAGACGAGAAGGAGTTGGTTTGCCTCGAGTTAGAGAACTCCAAGTCTCGTGCTGTGAGTCTCCAAGATGAAGTTGATAGACTGAGACTCGAGATAGAGAAGGGAAGTGTTGATCTGAAACAAATGTTGAATGATGTGCAAAACCAGTGTGCAGAGGCTCAAGATCAATGTGAGTACCTGCAAAGAGAAAAAGATTTGCTTCAGAAATCAAATGGAGAgctgaagaaaaagaatttcgAGTTACATGAGTGTTATTTACGTTTGGAATCGAAATTGAAGGAGTCACTTGAAAGGTCTGCTCATTATTCCAAAAAAGTTGATGATTTGGAGCAGTATCTCTCTCTTGGATTGGAGGATTTCGCCTCAAAAGAAAGATTACTATCTTCGGAACTAAGTTCAATCGTTGAAGACAACATAAAATACAAAGAGAAATTTGCCATGTTTGAAAGCTTGTACAATGAGACATATTTGGAGAAGGcaacagaagctcaagaacttCAAGGAGCTGTCGTGCACCTGACCAAGCAACTTTCAGCTATGAAGAATGATCTCAACATCATGCAAATGGAATCTGATGAAAAGTTAACAGCTTTGATCAGTGAGCTTTCCGTGTCAAAACAAAGTCGAGGAACACTGATAGCCGACCATGAAAAGTTACTGAAGCAGTTGGAAAATTACAAATCACTCGAAGTCAAACTTAAGAACTCTGTCAATGATCTTGAATTAAAGCTTTCTGTGTCTGAAAAAGAACGAAAGCAGCATGAGGAAGAACTAACTAACTTAAAGGTAAAAATGGCCCATTTTCAGGATGAGGTTTCTGAATCAAGGAACAAGCTCGAAGAAAAGATTATCGATGAATTAGAGGAGAGCAAACAGAGCGGAGTTgccttaaaagaaaatgttctGAGAATAGGGAGTGAATCAGTCGTGAAAGAGGCATCATTTACTGGGAATGACGATTTAAGCAATGAGCTCTACCAGATTAAGAGAGTAAACAGTAAGTACCAACAGAAACCAAAAATACTGGATGAGAAAGATGAGTGCCTAAAAAGATGCCAATCCCTTGAAGCAGAACTGAGACAATTAAAGGAGGAAAAACGGATCCAGCGGGAGTCTAGCAGTGTAAAGGTTCATGGTCTTTCCAAAACCAACGGCAAAAACACGAAGCTTCTAATAGTCAGTCTCTTTTACTATTCATTTAGatgttgattttgatttccaAACTGCTTATAAGAATTCTTAGTGCTAATTGTTTGAATATAACAGAATGATGCGGTAAAGACTGTTGGTCAAAATCATAGTGGCAAGAAGAAGCCTGCTTCAAAGACCAGCCAATCACATGAACAAGTGAAAGATCGTAAGGACCTTAACAGCAATCAATCTCATTCTCAAGTTAAGGTAGAAAATGCTGGCTTTTTAATCTGTCCCGATATAGTTGACAAGGATGCCTTTGTAACTTGTTAACTTCTTGTCCCTACAGGATGATAGTGAATATGATATTCCTGAAGCTGAATCTGTTTCAAGAATTCAGTTGCTCGAAAAGGAACTTGCTGAGGCTTTGGAAGCAAACAAGAAATATGAA
This portion of the Cucurbita pepo subsp. pepo cultivar mu-cu-16 chromosome LG08, ASM280686v2, whole genome shotgun sequence genome encodes:
- the LOC111800110 gene encoding paramyosin-like isoform X1, which codes for MFRLHRNRQAKSGEKIDFKFSNFKALQVPKGWDKLFISVVSEQTGKTIVRSSKASVRNGGCQWTESLSESIWVSQDEISKEFEDCNFKLVVAMGSARSNILGEAMVNMTNYIDSKSSSAVSLPLKKCNHGTNLQVKIQCLTPITKVRRSGELKQTNSSKEDSKKEGHDSDSCSDITDSQLSRSIGSSSGADLYSSLQSGEGSSKEASFSASYSQLSNDSSEVYESVENDAAKNNYSDMRRQDSASSQNSLSPNSVITGSAAEATTVLELRAEAKLWEKNAHKLMADLDQLKKEFSDQSQHQESLNSALSAANAECDGLRKELEQLKLVTENSTQRQTIIEDLSYQNNEPLILNELKDELKFLKETNADLAEQLKRSQESNIELVSVLQELEETTEKQRLEIEELLAQHRKDDDIENIIQENKELMIQLEHVKESEKNLQLKVELLERNLEETKFDLEKCKVPNQRFPQDIDKESDGKLHSEEEIRSLQSVNTNLVKEIEMLKEKVQELEKDCNELTDENIDLLYKLKQANNDAKGGGLPFNSSGGKPLSNSFVNFGFDTMKHKHSTQNLEESPEGIQNNDSTFNKKLESAKFELEVKVEELSRELTEKRLEIEKLESSILSKEDEIKILGDLHTELQAKYANLQKEKHEIEEQMEVILGESDISSKCINDLRNEVKELRNNVDLHDSVKSKCSELECENREFELHVSQMEQERIQLSERISVLESQLKYMTDEKELVCLELENSKSRAVSLQDEVDRLRLEIEKGSVDLKQMLNDVQNQCAEAQDQCEYLQREKDLLQKSNGELKKKNFELHECYLRLESKLKESLERSAHYSKKVDDLEQYLSLGLEDFASKERLLSSELSSIVEDNIKYKEKFAMFESLYNETYLEKATEAQELQGAVVHLTKQLSAMKNDLNIMQMESDEKLTALISELSVSKQSRGTLIADHEKLLKQLENYKSLEVKLKNSVNDLELKLSVSEKERKQHEEELTNLKVKMAHFQDEVSESRNKLEEKIIDELEESKQSGVALKENVLRIGSESVVKEASFTGNDDLSNELYQIKRVNSKYQQKPKILDEKDECLKRCQSLEAELRQLKEEKRIQRESSSVKVHGLSKTNGKNTKLLINDAVKTVGQNHSGKKKPASKTSQSHEQVKDRKDLNSNQSHSQVKDDSEYDIPEAESVSRIQLLEKELAEALEANKKYEDQLSRLVSDNQNNKENSPISSVEGDAVAKEGYESINSALEAELRDIRERYFHISLKYAEVEQQREELVMKLKATKSGGRRWFS
- the LOC111800110 gene encoding paramyosin-like isoform X2, which translates into the protein MFRLHRNRQAKSGEKIDFKFSNFKALQVPKGWDKLFISVVSEQTGKTIVRSSKASVRNGGCQWTESLSESIWVSQDEISKEFEDCNFKLVVAMGSARSNILGEAMVNMTNYIDSKSSSAVSLPLKKCNHGTNLQVKIQCLTPITKVRRSGELKQTNSSKEDSKKEGHDSDSCSDITDSQLSRSIGSSSGADLYSSLQSGEGSSKEASFSASYSQLSNDSSEVYESVENDAAKNNYSDMRRQDSASSQNSLSPNSVITGSAEATTVLELRAEAKLWEKNAHKLMADLDQLKKEFSDQSQHQESLNSALSAANAECDGLRKELEQLKLVTENSTQRQTIIEDLSYQNNEPLILNELKDELKFLKETNADLAEQLKRSQESNIELVSVLQELEETTEKQRLEIEELLAQHRKDDDIENIIQENKELMIQLEHVKESEKNLQLKVELLERNLEETKFDLEKCKVPNQRFPQDIDKESDGKLHSEEEIRSLQSVNTNLVKEIEMLKEKVQELEKDCNELTDENIDLLYKLKQANNDAKGGGLPFNSSGGKPLSNSFVNFGFDTMKHKHSTQNLEESPEGIQNNDSTFNKKLESAKFELEVKVEELSRELTEKRLEIEKLESSILSKEDEIKILGDLHTELQAKYANLQKEKHEIEEQMEVILGESDISSKCINDLRNEVKELRNNVDLHDSVKSKCSELECENREFELHVSQMEQERIQLSERISVLESQLKYMTDEKELVCLELENSKSRAVSLQDEVDRLRLEIEKGSVDLKQMLNDVQNQCAEAQDQCEYLQREKDLLQKSNGELKKKNFELHECYLRLESKLKESLERSAHYSKKVDDLEQYLSLGLEDFASKERLLSSELSSIVEDNIKYKEKFAMFESLYNETYLEKATEAQELQGAVVHLTKQLSAMKNDLNIMQMESDEKLTALISELSVSKQSRGTLIADHEKLLKQLENYKSLEVKLKNSVNDLELKLSVSEKERKQHEEELTNLKVKMAHFQDEVSESRNKLEEKIIDELEESKQSGVALKENVLRIGSESVVKEASFTGNDDLSNELYQIKRVNSKYQQKPKILDEKDECLKRCQSLEAELRQLKEEKRIQRESSSVKVHGLSKTNGKNTKLLINDAVKTVGQNHSGKKKPASKTSQSHEQVKDRKDLNSNQSHSQVKDDSEYDIPEAESVSRIQLLEKELAEALEANKKYEDQLSRLVSDNQNNKENSPISSVEGDAVAKEGYESINSALEAELRDIRERYFHISLKYAEVEQQREELVMKLKATKSGGRRWFS